A region from the Deltaproteobacteria bacterium genome encodes:
- the tatB gene encoding Sec-independent protein translocase protein TatB, which produces MFGIGMPELLLILAVALIVLGPKKLPEMARALGRGLAEFRRTTDDMKRELQTAADEIETPPSSESTQPEPSGEGAPANTISPAGDPPTKE; this is translated from the coding sequence ATGTTTGGTATCGGAATGCCCGAGCTGCTCTTGATCCTGGCCGTGGCCTTGATCGTCCTGGGGCCCAAGAAGCTGCCCGAGATGGCGCGCGCCCTGGGCCGGGGGCTGGCCGAGTTTCGCCGCACCACCGACGACATGAAGCGCGAGCTGCAAACCGCGGCGGACGAGATCGAGACGCCCCCTTCGAGCGAGAGCACGCAACCCGAGCCGTCCGGAGAAGGCGCCCCCGCCAATACCATTTCTCCAGCGGGCGATCCCCCCACGAAAGAGTGA